In Erigeron canadensis isolate Cc75 chromosome 6, C_canadensis_v1, whole genome shotgun sequence, the following are encoded in one genomic region:
- the LOC122605781 gene encoding uncharacterized protein LOC122605781, with product MGENTKTEDYLFLLYQLRNMRNCNEIESFYPLLRFAEPIMEAEQQNKYSEPMPWIGMYIAIASIVCILAMAADLLHGLKNRKLWFPCNYFSLNAASLSVIAVAIKLPMDLNNSMRGDMDQASKLGSMAFICTMMANLLPSLATMDNKELLTNITALVVLVITLVVNVCIQIKTALTILRSKQILEPKYKDGHERASVDLPDVRSVEKLKQLLSRYWIMAGTGSPQFMAACSATTTASGVICAITTTFHIYTTLCTLHIFIRHKFIPTHSFTILFSHDSDYDWSIPVIFITQFIGVILGTIAPLSRCFASLSFKMSGKWIWEHIKVYKVESYWTQKLNDWKQSSIPSPLRNRKCKVVIENSKLLILNICISIQKIVVVVCKLMALIPIFFMACLIFCSFIWKWLKVNFSPLINMQVTKHHEQLPEDEQLSPYVLKLQDDMEPTGRTLKSILKSMNQLIEKAENQPPKKLINLLKEFKGFQGVEKFDRHHVPTVLIGEYQNCWSLPLVTLTAIAISLPNIEHQKVCSLVSSVGEGMFYVTLVEESLNATDKYVRVQKAAKMSWLQVDVYHKWLGNKLKDPARKLKTTRQILKWFRTTAQKTLTEMEHMKNEGSTSTSFFKSICATSMNGIIETILESYEENIDALEEKELFGQLSSMISDILVDCFTNLAEVIRRRCYTNLIEKMEASVYATAQLLGETTQIIKFFEDQELIPS from the exons ATGGGTGAAAACACAAAAACCGAGGATTATCTATTTCTGTTGTACCAACTGCGGAATATGCGGAACTGTAATGAAATAGAGTCGTTCTATCCCCTCCTAAGGTTCGCCGAGCCAATAATGGAAGCAGAACAGCAGAACAAGTACAGTGAACCCATGCCATGGATTGGGATGTACATTGCAATAGCTTCTATAGTTTGCATCCTTGCAATGGCAGCAGATTTATTACATGGTTTAAAAAACAGAAAACTATGGTTTCCATGCAACTACTTCAGTTTAAATGCCGCTTCTCTATCTGTAATTGCTGTTGCAATCAAGTTACCTATGGATCTTAATAATTCAATGCGCGGTGATATGGACCAGGCTTCAAAGCTAGGAAGCATGGCTTTTATTTGCACGATGATGGCTAATTTATTACCTTCTCTAGCAACTATGGACAACAAGGAACTCCTCACCAACATCACAGCATTGGTTGTTCTCGTAATCACCTTGGTTGTCAATGTTTGCATTCAAATAAAAACAG CTCTAACGATTCTAAGGTCCAAACAAATCTTGGAACCCAAATACAAAGACGGTCATGAAAGAGCTTCGGTGGACTTACCGGATGTAAGATCGGTTGAGAAGCTAAAGCAGCTTCTGAGCCGTTACTGGATCATGGCAGGAACCGGCAGCCCTCAGTTTATGGCAGCTTGCTCTGCTACAACCACTGCTTCCGGGGTAATATGTGCAATAACCACTACCTTTCACATTTATACTACCTTATGTACCTTACACATTTTTATTCGACATAAATTTATTCCCACACACAGTTTTACAATACTTTTCTCCCATGATTCGGATTATGACTGGTCAATTCCAGTGATTTTTATAACACAATTTATCGGAGTCATATTGGGGACAATTGCACCACTTTCCAGATGTTTTGCATCGTTGAGTTTTAAGATGTCTGGAAAATGGATTTGGGAGCATATCAAGGTTTATAAAGTAGAGAGCTACTGGACTCAAAAGTTAAATGACTGGAAACAGAGTAGCATACCATCCCCATTACGCAACCGTAAATGCAAAGTTGTCATCGAGAATTCAAAGTTGCTTATTCTCAACATTTGTATATCAATTCAGAAGATAGTTGTGGTGGTATGCAAGTTGATGGCGTTGATCCCAATATTCTTTATGGCATGCCTCATCTTTTGTTCCTTTATTTGGAAGTGGTTAAAGGTAAACTTTAGTCCCTTGATTAATATGCAAGTAACTAAGCATCATGAGCAATTACCAGAAGACGAACAACTTAGTCCATATGTGCTGAAACTTCAAGACGACATGGAGCCTACTGGGAGAACATTAAAAAGCATTTTAAAATCTATGAACCAGTTGATTGAAAAGGCAGAAAATCAACCCCCAAAAAAACTTATCAACCTTTTAAAGGAATTTAAAGGGTTTCAAGGAGTTGAGAAGTTTGATAGACATCACGTTCCAACTGTACTTATAGGCGAATATCAAAATTGTTGGAGCTTACCGTTGGTAACACTGACAGCCATTGCCATTTCTCTTCCAAACATTGAACACCAGAAAGTTTGTAGCTTAGTAAGCAGTGTTGGTGAAGGTATGTTTTATGTCACACTTGTGGAGGAAAGTCTCAATGCTACCGATAAATATGTAAGAGTTCAAAAGGCAGCTAAAATGTCATGGCTACAAGTTGATGTCTACCACAAATGGTTAGGAAACAAGCTTAAAGACCCTGCACGAAAATTGAAGACAACTAGACAGATTCTTAAATGGTTCAGGACTACAGCTCAAAAGACTCTCACCGAGATGGAACATATGAAAAATGAAGGCTCAACTAGTACTTCATTTTTCAAGTCTATTTGTGCCACTTCGATGAATGGTATCATCGAAACAATCCTAGAATCATACGAGGAAAACATTGACGCATTGGAGGAAAAGGAACTATTTGGGCAATTATCATCAATGATATCTGACATACTGGTTGATTGTTTTACCAATTTAGCCGAAGTCATACGAAGGAGGTGCTATACAAATCTGATAGAGAAAATGGAGGCGAGTGTCTATGCCACAGCCCAGCTCCTAGGTGAGACTACGCAGATAATCAAGTTCTTTGAAGATCAAGAACTTATACCAAGCTAG